The nucleotide sequence GAAGCAAAAAACAAATCGGCACAAATAGAACACGAAGCAACAACTAGTAAGATTGGTGAAGATCAAATTTTTTATTGCAACCAACGCGGCATTGATACCGAAAAAGCTATTGCTTTAATCGTTAACGGTTTTAGTAAAGAGGTACTAAATAAGCTTCCTATGGAGTTTGCTGTTGAAGCTCAAAAACTATTAGAAATAAGTTTAGAAGGTTCTGTTGGATAATATTATTTGTATGAAAAAAATATTTGCTTTAATGTTATGTGTTTCTGTTTTTACAAGTTGTAAAAACGAAATTAGATCAGAGAGTGATCAAAATATCACTTCAGAAACAATAGATGATGGCTTGACTCTTATTAACGGCGATTTTATTTTTTATGCAGATGCAGCAGTATTACAAACCAATAAAGAAATTTATGGTGTTATCATCGATGATAAAATGCATGAATTGGATAGATTAGTTAATAAATATAAGAAAGAAACTACCGATATGGTTCCTGTTCAAATTAAAGGTAAAATAATTCCAAAAACCGAAAATGAAGAAGGTTGGGACTATAAAGTAGAAATAAAAGAAATTTTAAGTGTCTTCCCACCAAAGCCAGAAACTAACGATGTTATAAAAGTTGGAGAAGAATAACGAATAACTGTTAGAAATATGAAAAAAATAGTAATTGTATTATTAAGTTTAGGTCTTTTTATCGCTTGTAAAAACGAAAAGAAAACTGCTACAGAAGAAGTTGTTGAAGAAGCTCCAAAAGTAACGCTTCAAATGTTTAATGGAGGAGATGTTATTGTAAATAAATTAGAAGCATTTTCTGATAGCCTGCACCTTTACAAGGGAGAAACAAAAGTTTTTGTAGATCCAATTTACATTATCACACACGAAAGTGGTAAGCGTTTAATTTGGGATACAGGATTACCTGAAGCTATTGGTCCTGACCCTGTAACTCCTGGCGATGGTACATTTACAATTTCAAGAAAAGATTCTCTTGCAAACCAATTAAAAGCATTAAACTTAAGCTATGATGATTTTGATTATATAGGAATTTCTCATATTCATTTTGATCATACAGGGACAGCAAATTATTTTAAAAATGCAATATGGTTAGTTCAAGAAAATGAATACAATTTTATAACAAGTGAAGCACAAATTAATGGCTTAGGTGCTGCCATTTCACAATTAACCAAAGTGCAAAAATTAAATGGTGATCACGATGTCTTTGGAGATGGTACGGTTGTTATTAAATCTACTCCAGGACATACTATAGGGCACCAATCATTATATTTAGATTTAGGCCTAGAGCGCCCAATATTATTAACTGGAGATTTATATCATTTTCAAGAAAATCGTCAAAACAAAGTTTCACCAAGTTTTAATTACGATTTTCCTCAAACAAGAGTAAGTATGGATGCTTTTGAAGCATTTGCAAAAGAGAAAAATGCAGATGTAATCATTCAGCATAGTCCAATAGATTATAAAAGATTAGAAGCAATCTTAAACATTTAAAATAGTACATTAAGTATAAACAATTCTTATGTTAACAATTAAAGATTTACACGCAAGTGTTGAAGGAAAAGACATTCTAAGAGGTATCAATTTAGAAGTAAAAGCTGGAGAAGTACATGCTATTATGGGGCCTAACGGTTCTGGTAAAAGTACATTAGCTTCTGTAATTGCAGGAAAAGAAGAATATGAAGTAGAAAAAGGAGAGATTGTTCTTGAAGGTGAAAATCTTGACGAATTAGCTGCAGAAGAACGTGCTCATAAAGGTATCTTTTTATCGTTTCAGTATCCAGTAGAGATTCCTGGAGTATCAGTAACTAATTTTATTAAAACAGCAATTAACGAAACTCGTAAAGCTAGAGGATTAGAAGATATGCCTGCTAACGAAATGCTTAAAAAAATTCGTGAAAAAGCTGAGCTTTTAGAAATTGATCGTAAATTTTTATCACGTTCACTTAACGAAGGATTTTCTGGAGGAGAGAAAAAACGTAATGAGATTTTTCAAATGGCAATGTTAGAGCCTAAACTAGCTATTCTTGATGAAACAGATTCTGGATTAGATATTGATGCACTTCGTATTGTAGCAAATGGCGTTAATAAACTAAAAAGTAAGGATAATGCAGTTGTTGTAATTACACATTATCAACGCTTGTTAGATCATATTGTTCCCGATTTTGTACATGTTCTATACAATGGTAAAATTGTAAAATCTGGAGGTAAAGAACTAGCTCATGAGCTTGAAGAAAAAGGTTACGACTGGATTAAAGAAGAAATAAACGCATAAATTAAAAAAGATTCCCTTTTTTTTTAAGGGAATGCAAAGGCAAATGGATTTAAAAGAGAAATTAGTATCCTCGTTTTTAGCATTCGAAAACAAAGTCGATGTTAATGATTATGTACACGATATTAGAAGCGAAGCTATAAAAACATTTGAAGA is from Flavobacteriaceae bacterium and encodes:
- a CDS encoding N-acyl homoserine lactonase family protein — protein: MKKIVIVLLSLGLFIACKNEKKTATEEVVEEAPKVTLQMFNGGDVIVNKLEAFSDSLHLYKGETKVFVDPIYIITHESGKRLIWDTGLPEAIGPDPVTPGDGTFTISRKDSLANQLKALNLSYDDFDYIGISHIHFDHTGTANYFKNAIWLVQENEYNFITSEAQINGLGAAISQLTKVQKLNGDHDVFGDGTVVIKSTPGHTIGHQSLYLDLGLERPILLTGDLYHFQENRQNKVSPSFNYDFPQTRVSMDAFEAFAKEKNADVIIQHSPIDYKRLEAILNI
- the sufC gene encoding Fe-S cluster assembly ATPase SufC, translated to MLTIKDLHASVEGKDILRGINLEVKAGEVHAIMGPNGSGKSTLASVIAGKEEYEVEKGEIVLEGENLDELAAEERAHKGIFLSFQYPVEIPGVSVTNFIKTAINETRKARGLEDMPANEMLKKIREKAELLEIDRKFLSRSLNEGFSGGEKKRNEIFQMAMLEPKLAILDETDSGLDIDALRIVANGVNKLKSKDNAVVVITHYQRLLDHIVPDFVHVLYNGKIVKSGGKELAHELEEKGYDWIKEEINA